From one Pontibacillus sp. HMF3514 genomic stretch:
- the aroQ gene encoding type II 3-dehydroquinate dehydratase, whose product MKRLLLLNGPNLNLLGTREPGVYGQKTLADIEHEVETTLKENGWEFDAFQSNHEGDLIDAIHESRYETTGIIFNPGAYTHTSIALRDAIASIDVPVIEVHISNVHKRESFRHTSLISPVTWGQIVGMGTVGYTLAAQAFIDHFREENEDGESNETT is encoded by the coding sequence ATGAAGAGATTATTACTATTAAATGGACCCAATTTGAACCTGTTAGGGACCCGAGAGCCTGGAGTTTACGGTCAAAAAACGTTGGCTGATATTGAACATGAAGTTGAGACAACACTTAAAGAGAATGGTTGGGAGTTTGATGCATTTCAATCAAATCATGAAGGTGACCTGATTGATGCCATTCATGAATCCCGATACGAGACAACGGGCATTATTTTTAATCCAGGAGCTTATACACATACGAGCATAGCGCTGCGAGATGCGATTGCGAGTATTGATGTTCCTGTGATTGAAGTACATATTTCCAATGTTCATAAACGAGAATCATTTCGCCATACGTCGCTGATTTCCCCTGTAACATGGGGACAAATCGTGGGTATGGGAACCGTTGGGTACACATTGGCAGCACAAGCCTTTATCGATCATTTTAGGGAGGAGAATGAGGATGGAGAAAGTAACGAAACTACGTAA
- a CDS encoding YqhR family membrane protein, whose protein sequence is MEQEQNKGEEQNKELEQNQQEQPVPVFSKALVIGFVGGILWSFVGSIAYVLNFSSVSAATFVLRSWIQTDWTSGWIGEFIGILAVGLLSLGTAIIYFSLLKKAKGLAPAILFGVALWFLIFYLFNPVFSAVPEFDQFESDTIVTTLCLFILYGTFVGYSISYEYLENNQSSQNAPN, encoded by the coding sequence ATGGAGCAAGAACAAAACAAAGGTGAAGAACAAAATAAAGAATTAGAACAAAATCAACAGGAACAGCCTGTACCTGTTTTCTCAAAAGCATTGGTGATTGGCTTTGTCGGAGGGATTCTATGGAGTTTTGTTGGATCCATTGCGTATGTGCTAAATTTTAGTTCAGTTTCGGCAGCGACATTTGTGTTACGATCCTGGATTCAAACAGACTGGACAAGTGGTTGGATAGGAGAATTCATTGGTATTTTAGCAGTTGGTCTACTTTCTTTAGGGACGGCTATTATCTACTTTTCCCTTTTAAAGAAAGCTAAGGGATTAGCACCTGCTATTTTATTTGGTGTAGCCTTATGGTTTTTAATTTTTTACTTATTTAATCCAGTATTTTCAGCTGTACCAGAATTCGACCAATTTGAGAGTGATACGATCGTTACAACATTATGTCTCTTTATATTATATGGAACATTTGTAGGGTATTCCATCTCGTATGAGTACTTGGAAAACAATCAATCCAGCCAAAACGCTCCCAACTAA
- a CDS encoding DUF1385 domain-containing protein codes for MSEHKQPAYGGQAVVEGVMFAGQKSYVTAVRRKDDSIEYFEVERKQSKIANRLKKIPFLRGLVALVEASANGTKHLNFSSERYDVDPADDDQIQSEEETSKLAMVIGIGAVGVLSFLFGKLIFTLTPALVASFFEPIVPGKTGQVLLEGLIKFVLLLAYIYIISLTPLIRRVFQYHGAEHKVINAYENGADLTVEDVQKHSRLHYRCGSSFILFTVFVGLFIYLLPFVAIDPLWWRMVNRILLLPFVIGISFEVLQLTNKVRNVPFLKVLGYPGLWLQLLTTKEPKDDQVDVAIHSFKKVLENDKNEGKSGIQGSKVIS; via the coding sequence ATGAGCGAACACAAGCAACCTGCCTATGGTGGTCAGGCTGTCGTTGAAGGAGTTATGTTTGCAGGGCAAAAAAGTTATGTGACCGCTGTAAGACGTAAAGATGACTCCATTGAATATTTTGAAGTAGAACGGAAACAATCTAAAATAGCAAACCGTTTAAAGAAGATCCCTTTTCTTCGTGGGTTAGTAGCCCTTGTAGAAGCAAGTGCAAACGGAACCAAACACCTAAACTTCTCAAGTGAACGCTACGATGTTGACCCAGCAGATGATGATCAGATTCAAAGTGAAGAAGAAACATCTAAACTCGCAATGGTAATTGGAATTGGGGCTGTCGGAGTTTTATCATTTCTATTTGGTAAACTCATTTTCACGTTAACCCCAGCTTTAGTAGCTTCGTTTTTTGAACCTATCGTTCCCGGTAAAACGGGCCAAGTTTTACTCGAAGGTCTCATCAAATTTGTGCTGCTTTTAGCATATATATATATTATATCGCTAACCCCACTCATTAGACGGGTATTCCAATATCACGGAGCAGAGCACAAAGTGATTAACGCTTATGAAAATGGCGCTGATTTAACGGTTGAAGATGTTCAAAAACACTCTCGTCTTCATTATCGCTGTGGATCAAGTTTCATTCTATTTACTGTATTTGTCGGTTTATTCATTTATTTACTGCCGTTTGTAGCAATAGACCCACTTTGGTGGAGAATGGTGAACCGCATCTTGCTACTTCCTTTTGTAATTGGGATTTCTTTTGAAGTTTTACAATTAACAAACAAAGTGAGAAACGTACCATTCCTTAAGGTTCTTGGTTACCCTGGCCTATGGTTACAACTGCTTACAACAAAGGAACCAAAAGACGATCAAGTCGATGTTGCCATACATTCTTTCAAAAAAGTGCTTGAAAATGATAAAAATGAAGGAAA